The segment AATGGATGTATTCAGATGACATATAAATCAAAAAAACATGTTATCTTTCCAGATATAAAACGATCATTTCCTAGTCATTTGCTAGTTTACATGGAAATTGGAAATCAATCATAAAatgttttcacgacgcgtcatcaatcggccatattggcggcactgaacgtaaacaatgccactggaCCAAAGGAAACttgtatattttgctgattactgctgctgaaaatggtcaattatagtCATGTTTTAGGCTATATTAATCAGGCAGACTGGGAAAAAAATTGAGTACTATAGATTGgcaaaagttttaacaaatcaagaagTAGAGTGCAAAAAAAACTGTCAGAGGAACAAAcggcgtttgtggttggctaaaccgaaccaggatttccagagcaagaatcttgacaacattcaagtttgttcttatttccactcaggtaggtgaaatattaggctaatatcttctttaatactgcttgtacgtatctttaccacctattaactttagtttgtcaaaatattgcgccctttcctgcttactaggtccttctctatatgatttagcagcttccacacattttttgcaTGGTTTACACAGCATAATCAGAACAACGTACTAGtcgtacattaaccgtgcaatccatgctgttgtttacatctgagtatcttcAATATGGCTGCGCATCAGGGGAACTAACCAAATCAAACGTGATTGAGTGATGACCAACTAATAGTTGTCTCTGCATACCTTTCACACTGATATTATCTTGGTCGTCCTCGTTTATTTCTGAAGAGCAATCTTCAAATGCCTCCTCCTTGATCATGATCATGTCTGGTTCTTCTTCCAGCAAGTTCACTGGCTAAAGGattgaaaataaaacagaactagTAAGCtgtattctgactgttttctgtttttaagAGAACTCCACATGTTTAAAACAACATTATGTGAGACCAACCTCTCCAATGATGACTGGAGAGTCCAGATGTGTGTCCTCCTGCTCACTAGCATTTGATTCCTCGTGTCTCCAGAGGTTCATGCACCATTCCTTACCGAAAACATTGTCAATTGCTGGACGATGTCCAGTGTCTGTTGAACATGTGAGCATTAGGTGGAAACAGAGTCAGAGACACAACGTGGGGGCTAAATCGCCACTTCTTGCATTTGACATCAGCATTTGTACAGATATCGATTTGTGCATGTGAAAAGAGGAACTATTTGAACATTACCTGTAAGTCCCGAATGGCTGGACGGAGGTTCTGTCCCGTTCATCTTTCCAGCGCTTTTCCGTGCAGACTGAAGTTCGTTCTCCAGAAAATGGCATTTCTTTTTCAGAGATTCGTTCTCGCTTGAAAACCGTGTAATCTCTAATCGCAGAACAGATGCATTCTGCTCGAAAAGTTTGCTTATTTCCACAACCGCTGTTTTTGCTAACGTTTCCATTATGGAGGTTAAATGTGTCTGAAATTCGGCGGTATTCATGACGTCCATCTTTAAAGACATAAATACTCGCCCTTCGACCCTTAACGCCTTAGTATAGATGTTTATTTCTACCTCAAACAAACAATGGCGTTGTGTTACCTTTGCTGTTTATGTAGATAGAAACAAAGCATAGCGTTTGGCAGAAAAGAATCATGGGATGAATTACCGTAAACCACCGTGTAGACGTTTCTGTTCAATAGTTCACCCGGAATGCCGTTATCTCGGTTTACTTGTTTGGCTGCTcctaaacaaaaaacattttaaagtgaCATAAAATGGATGAAATTGTGATGTTTCCGTGTGAAATGGCTTATCAGAGGCAGAAAGTGGGATTAGTTTTTCATTGGATTGTGAAAATCGGCCTTGCATACCTCAGCGGAGTCGGTTATATCTTcacaattcaaattttatttaattttaaagattGTATGTCAAAAATGTTATTATATATTTCACACACCCAATGATTGGATCCATTGTTGTGTATTTTGCTCAGTGTTGGTGGTAACGCATTACAACGCGAGTTCTAAGATTACTtttaaagtaactagtaaagtaacgcaattactttttaatttacaagaaaatatcagaATTACCCTTTTCCCATTTATTTATTGAAAGCTCACCtttctccatgttgagagaaatctgtagcctaagatgttactttagttccaGAATAAATGTGAATATGCATCAATATTCTCACTCACAAATAAAAAGAtttagtattcctcaaaatgaataaaaaacaggGAAATTCTCAGAatgtgatgcaaacctgcaataattaaattttacaaataataatattaatcccattttttaaccagtgtctttgctgctgaccttcagtgatccagttcaaccatactaagcaaaaattactcaagataaactttttttatttctgaggagtgttgaactttatttatttgccttctactgtacagacgtaaaTTTttagtgtgaaagggcttttgtatttgccaaaaatagaactttttatattaaaaacaaacaagcaggccctgcccagatttaaaaagtaatgcaaaagtagcgtaacgcattacttttcataaaaagtaactgagtaacagttacttttttttagggagtaacacaatattgtaatgcatacttttaaaagtaactttttccaacactgattttgctttattttgatcGACTGTATTGTGTGCAGACTATATGATAAACAATTGTAATAAATTAAAGTTCACTGATTGGCTATCATGCCTCAAACATGCATTTTAGATATAGTTGTTGGTACTTTATAAACACACATATTAATAAAATCAGTTGAAAATGTAATATGTAAAACTTTAACCACATGTAGGATTTAGATATGATAACATTTAATGATCTACTTGAGTCCGAAAATATACTAGTTATTTGTAAAAATACTACCCcattgatacaaaaaaaaaacgaatatttgAATCAGAAAACAGTTAAGTAGATAAAAACAATGGTGCAATGTAAAATACTTCAGCAAGGGTGAAAgccaaaataaaaatatcaagCTATCAAGGTCATCAACAAGTTACAGAAAGAACAAATCCATAGTTCCTTTTCTTTTTCCAAAGTATCAGAAAACTAGATTTCAGTGTTTAATCAATGGAAATTACTATAGGAGACTGTTTAGTGTTAGTGAGCATATTTATTTATAGTCATAATATTGCACATGTAAACAAACAACCTTTACTACAAGCATTTTCATCTACTTTTTTCCAAGttttttacagttattttatAACAACAGATAACAAGGATATTCTATAATAACCTAGCCAGAAGTTTTATACTAAAACGAAGTATAGTATATTCAGTAGCAATTTATTTATATTCTAACACCGGTGTGTTCTTAGAGCGATTTtgaaggcgtaacttttaccaCATTGTGAGCAGCTAtatggcttttctccagtgtggctTCGGATATGTACATTCAGAGAGGATTTTTGAGAAAAGCTCTTTCCGCACTCCATGCAGGCGTACGGCCTCTCACCAGAATGCGTGCGCTCGTGAGTTGTGAGATATGTTTTCTGTGCAAACCGCTTACCACAGACTGTACAGacgtaaggtttttctccagagtGTTTTCGCATGTGTCTTGTCATATGGCTTAAAAACTCAAAGTTTTTCCCACAGAACACACACTTGAATTTCTTCCTTGCTGTAACTGTCTCATTGTAATTCAAGTAATTAGGAATAAATCCAACATCAGGGTTCAGATCTGACCCTGTTGTCGCGTCTTCATGTGTAGCTCCATCTAGAGGTTGTTCTTCTGCTTGTGTCTGGTGTACGTTCGATTGGACTTGGTCATCTGAAGGTACCGTGTATGTGATAAAATCATCAGAGCTTTGGGCGACACATTGTTCGTCCCTGGTCACTGCAGGTTCTGTAATTCAGTAAATAACATATGAACATctgaatataataaaattaaggagatagttcacccaaaaatttaaatgtgtGACCCTGcaaaaccagtattaagtagcacaggtatatttatagcaatagccaacaaaacactgtatgagtcaaaattttcttttatgccaaaaatcaataggatattaagtaaagatcatgttccatgaagacattttgtacatttcctacggTAGATATATAaatttttcaaaaagttgtatctcgaccaaatattatcctatcctaaaaCAAACTATGCTTCAATGGAAAGCTGATCTATAACTctcaaaaaatgacccttatgattggttttggggtctagggtcacatttgctgttaatttactcacccttaggccatccaagatgtagttgaccttttttcttcagtagaacactaAAGAAGGTCCTTGATGATTCATAAAActcaattttctaggccgataagattaaaggaacgctccacttttttaggaaataggctcattctccaactccccccgagttaataagttgatttttaccgttttgaaatccattcagccgttctcctattCTGGAGATAtgacttttagcatagcttagcatagatcattgaatcctattggaccaaatagcatcgcattcaaaaatgaccaacgagtttccatatttgttgtattttaaaactcttctgtagttatatcgtgtactaagaccggtggaaatgcaaagctgcgagtttctaggctgataagattaggaactacacttccattccggcgtaatagtcaaggaagtttgctgccgtaatatggccgaagcaggcggattCAGCCTTccgccttattacggcagcaaacggTTACGCTAcgttaagctaaccatgtcccttcagtggttttactgatgtactgacgttactgatgattgggctatgcaaatgttgggggcgtaactattaatgatcgggactattgcgtaatagtcggtgttatgttggaattgacctattttttggtggtcttttgcaaacaccagatttatataagaaatggtggtgtttgagactcacagtatgtcatgtccatgtactgaaccgttattattcaactatgccaagctaaacacagttttccattccaTTCTACCTTTAacgtcctaatgatttttggcattaaagaaaaatcaatcattttatcccatacaatgtatttttggctatgggtacaaatatacccatgctatttaagactAGCCACAGTTGTGTTCCCTGATATGCTTTTTTGAACCTTAagttcataggggacatattatattagccctacagtcgtggccaaaagttttgagaatgacacaaatattagttttcacaaagtttgctgctaaactgcttttagatctttgtttcagttgtttctgtgattaCAATTACTTCATATGTTtaaaaggcttttatcgacaattacatgacatttatgcaaagagtcagtatttgcagtgttggccctttttttcaggacctctgcaattcgactgggcatgctctcaatcaacttctgggccaaatcctgactgatagcaacccattctttcataatcacttcttggagtttgtcagaattagtgggtttttgtttgtccacccgcctcttgaggattgaccacaagttctcaatggcattaagatctggggagtttccaggccatggacccaaaatttcaacgttttggtccccgagccacttagttatcacttttgccttatggcacggtgctccatcgtgctggaaaatgcattgttcttcacaagtgttttggtgccattctttattcatggctgtgtttttgggcaaaattgtgagtgagcccactcccttggatgagaagcaaccccacatatgaatggtctcaggatgctttactgttggcatgacacaggactgatggtagcgctcaccttttcttctctggacaagcctttttccagatgccccaaacaatcggaaagaggcttcgtcggagaatatgactttgccccagtcctcagcagtccattcgccatactttttgcagaagatcgatctgtccctgatgttttttttttggagagaagtggcttctttgctgcccttcttgacaccaggccatcttccaaaagtcttggcctcactgtgtgtgcagatgcgctcacacctgcctgctgccattcctgagcaagctctgcactggtggcactccgatcccgcagctgaatcttctttaggagacaatcctggcgcttgctggactttcttggacgcctgaagccttcttaacaatgcagtggaaagtttttttcgggattaacttcattttcatggcaaagaaggactatgcaattcatctgatcactcttcataacattctggagtatatgcaaattgctattataaaaacttaagcagcaacttttccaatttccaatatttatgtaattctcaaaacttttggccacgactataCAGTTACAGCATAGAATACTATTTaaactataacattttacatttacagtaCCTATTATATCTGACAATGCTATTTTTCTCGTGAATGCAAGTAAATATCTTGTATTTCAGACTTTttaatttaactcaacaatagcaagtttgtcaattctgaAGGGGATATACACTCATGATTCTGAGCAGAGGAGAAAAGAGAGAATGACAAGTAATTTTTTcttatcataattgtgagatattatcGTAATTGTAAGGGAAAATagtctaaattatgaaatataCACTCAAACTTatatttttactctattttttgcATGGCTTGCATAGACTGCTACTATAAAACTTTCATTTTCTGCCACCATTTTCTTGTTTGAACTGAATTGGTCTATTaacagcatattttcattttcaggtgaactatccTTCTAATAGTAGCTGTTTTAAAGTTCTTTCTCCACAAACCTCTCAAGCTGCTATGTTCATCCTCCTCAGGTTTATTTTTCCCAGAGCAATCGTCATCCTTCAGCGACTCCTCATTAATCATAATCACATCTGGTTCTTCATCCAGCACATTTATTGGCTATATTTATTAACATACAGAGGGAGTTAGTAAGCTGTattctaagaaaaaaacaaaacatatgcaGTATGTGAGACCAACCTCTGTGTGGTTGATTGAAGAGTCTAGGTGTTTGTCATTCttctgaccaacatttgattccTCTTGTCTCCAGAGGTTCATGCACCATTCCTTACCGAAGACATTGTCAATTGTGGGCTGGCGTTCAGTGTCTGTTGAACATGTGGGCCATAGTTAGGTTCTATAAAACAGGTCATTCCCCAAAAAAATAAGCATAGCCTTTTGTGTTTGCAGTTTTGACATATAATTTCATTTGAAAAGGTTGCATTTCTTACCTCAGGCCAAAATAAACTAATTATAGTACTTAAATATCCCAGTTGTTATTACATTGTTACTAAGTCTATTATCAACTCAACTTCCATCATTCCATTTTACCATGTTTCGCAAAAAAATGCATACGTTTTACACATCATATTGACAAAATATGCCCTGCCCTAAAATGTGATTTTGCTTATATGTAATTTCATTAGTACAACTGCATCAGCCCAAAGAACCTTATATTTCCATTTTTGCAAATGGCCAACTACTGTAGAATAGATGGTGGACCAATAGAGAACTATCTCAGACGAAGTTCATTAACGCACATCACAACTGTTACAGGCTGagcaaatacatttatatttgagGTGGTAAATTGCAACTAGGTTGCAAAACAGGTTTGAGTTTACACTGTTGTGGGTTCATTCCTACTCCACTCAACCAATAAACATCCTCATAATTTTTTCTCatcataaatttatttattacatgCATTGTTACAACTCTGTACCTGGGGTTGAAGGTCAAGGggaaaatgacaaataaatacCACATGCACAGATCTAATTACATCACACCAAACGtctatacatacactaccagtcaaagttttgaacacacttccccattaaagAGAATCGGGAAGTTtgtccaaacctttgactggtagtgtatatttttaaatatatgggccagtctacagaattggtccaaagttgGAAACTTGTGtgcatgcaaattgtataatatgcaaggtacacatttctagtatttGTGCAGTTAATTgccatattgtattttcagaaagtatatatatgtatgtatatatatatatatacacacacacagtcaagcccggaattattcatacccctgacaaattctgacttaaaattacttttattcaaccaagtttttcaagttttttttttgaccggaaatgacacatgcttctcccaaaagataataagacgatacacaagaggcatcattgtggaaaaaaatatttctcagcttttatttacatttgaacaaaaagtgtcatgtccaaaattattcataccctttgcaaactgccacagtctatgggaaaatccatagttctataccattccaaatagtccaagctgttctaaagcatcctaattaccctgattcattgggaacatctgttttaatcaactcaacaggctAACTCaactgctgttggtttgtggacagtcatggctaagacaaaggagctgactgaggacctgcggctgtgcattgtggctgctcacaagtcaggaaagggctataagaccacatctaaatgttttgaagttccagtggctacagtgcaaagtattattaaaaaatacaagacgctccgcactgtgaaaaatctcagaggacgtggtcagaagccaaaagcgAGAGAGGTATAAAAGAAtgcaaggatcaccaccaaggccatcctgatgaagctgggctctgctggtggcaacatctcaaggcagacagtccaacagacactgcacaccgctgggttccgtGGACACAgatcaaggaggacaccacttctctagataaggcacacaaaagcccacttggcctttgcaaatgctcatctggacaaagaagaagacttctggtcttctgttttatggtcagatgaaacaaaaaatttATTGTTTGGCcataatgatgtagccttcatttggcattaaaaaggagaagccttcaacccttaaggacaccatccccactgtcaaacatggtggtgggaacctaatgttttgggggtgtttttcagccggtggacgagggaacctaatcacaacttattatcttctgggagatgtctcatttctaatcaaatcaaaacttgctggttgaataaaagtaactttaagtcagaatttgccagaggtgtgaataatttcgggcttgatatatatatatatatatatatatatatatatatatatatatatatgacattcagtttttaaaagaataaaaaaaacttttaaaaataacaatggaaaaaaaatacacaaattatttcactattttcataagttgaaatttaaggatttgcaagtacccactaaattatgattatatatatattaagcttactgatttttttatattattgtgggtttcaatagacaataaaatgatcttagtaaacatctaggATTTAAATACTTCaatgttttttaatgtgttttttggcTGTGGAACAGCAGTTTGgtccaattctgtagaatgactCATATCAGTTGGAGATTAGAGCTTGACTACAATGTGTTGTGTGTAAATATGCCTGTAATAAAACAGGCAAATGACTGAGAGGGGAGAAACTTTCTTCCTGTATGGACTTAGTAGACAAAAAGAATTGTATAATGTCACTTTCTTAAATATTAACTCtggagaattaaaaaaaaaaaattttgctaAGAAATACACTGACTAACAGGTCTAAAGTTAGACAATTTTAGTATTCCCTCAGAAAAACGTAAACATGTCAGAAATTGAAGAAAGCatgaaatttaaaacaaaatattctATTTATTCTCTCAAGTTACTCAAGGGCACAAAGATTATCCTTTGTGGGGTATGACCACACAGCATTTACTTCACCAGTTCAGGTCTTTAATTAGCCTTCACATCCTCATAGGACCATCTATATCTCTAAATTTAAATTTGGGCATATTCACATTTAGCAACACGTTTTATAAATCACCTGTAAGTTCCGAATGACTGAATGGAGCTTGTGTCCCGTTCATCTTCCCACTGCTCTTCCGTGCAGACTGAAGTTCGTTCTCCAGAAAATGGCATTTCTTTTTCAGAGATTCATTCTCGCTTGTACGTCGTGAAATCTCTGATCGCAGCAACAAAGAATTCTCCTCGAAAAGTTTGCTAATTTCAGCAACAGCGGTTCTCGCCAGAATTTCCATTATGGATGTTAAATGCGTCTGAAAATCAGCAGCATTCATGATGTCCGTCGTTTACGGGAAGCTTTAAAACGTTTGGAGAAAATGTAGGCTCCAACGTACTCTTAATATAGCTGTTTTTTGGCAGTTACTGTCTCTATATTCAGCACAATCTTTCTGTAGAAACCATAAATAGCGTTTGGCTGAAAGGAATCATGGGATGAATTACCGTAAAACACTGTATAGAAAATCCGAGAAAAATTCTGAATAATTTggcatttatttttataacaaGATCAATGTAACTTTTGGTATGATGTAAGAATATCAAAGccgtttttttttcttaatatacACTTCTGTTATTTACATacattctgaaaaaaatataatatgctGCTGTTTAATGCAATAAATACACTATTTTTTCATGTCTTTtaattaagtctct is part of the Garra rufa chromosome 1, GarRuf1.0, whole genome shotgun sequence genome and harbors:
- the LOC141344577 gene encoding uncharacterized protein; translated protein: MNAADFQTHLTSIMEILARTAVAEISKLFEENSLLLRSEISRRTSENESLKKKCHFLENELQSARKSSGKMNGTQAPFSHSELTDTERQPTIDNVFGKEWCMNLWRQEESNVGQKNDKHLDSSINHTEPINVLDEEPDVIMINEESLKDDDCSGKNKPEEDEHSSLREPAVTRDEQCVAQSSDDFITYTVPSDDQVQSNVHQTQAEEQPLDGATHEDATTGSDLNPDVGFIPNYLNYNETVTARKKFKCVFCGKNFEFLSHMTRHMRKHSGEKPYVCTVCGKRFAQKTYLTTHERTHSGERPYACMECGKSFSQKSSLNVHIRSHTGEKPYSCSQCGKSYAFKIALRTHRC